In Desulfitibacter alkalitolerans DSM 16504, a single genomic region encodes these proteins:
- a CDS encoding metal-sensing transcriptional repressor, with amino-acid sequence MERSEKVKVMNLLKTSKGQMEGIIKMLEDDRYCVDISKQILSVQALLKKANLRIIDQHIKHCVRQAFSEGHGDEKIDEVIELIDKYAK; translated from the coding sequence ATGGAAAGGTCGGAAAAAGTAAAGGTAATGAATCTTTTAAAAACCTCCAAAGGGCAAATGGAGGGTATCATTAAAATGCTGGAAGATGATAGATACTGTGTTGATATTTCTAAACAGATTCTTTCAGTACAGGCACTCCTTAAGAAAGCAAACTTAAGAATAATTGATCAACACATTAAGCATTGTGTTAGGCAGGCTTTCTCAGAAGGTCATGGCGATGAAAAGATAGATGAGGTTATTGAACTTATCGATAAATATGCAAAGTAG
- a CDS encoding heavy metal translocating P-type ATPase yields the protein MAHIALKIKGMTCASCVRRVETGLKKLDGISEANVNLSTEKVTIDYDDTVVRVEEIVNFIKEIGYNAYPANVEKVTLPVGGMTCASCVRRIENEVKKVAGVFSASVNLAAERVTVEYDSDAISLADIKKVIVKLGYQVFDGQRETSEDRERLEREKEMKRLTLDFILGAVLTTIVLIGSLPHMMEGWGQWVPAVLTMPLTLLILTTPVQFISGWRFYRGAYAALSHGTSDMNVLVAMGTSSAWFYSAAMTLFPAFLTGLGFPYQLYYDVATVITTLILLGRLLEAKAKGKTSEAIRRLMGMQAKTARVIRNEQEVDIPIEDVVIGDIVIVRPGEKVPVDGEIVSGRSALDESMLTGESIPVEKSVGDEVIGATINKTGTFKFRATKVGRDTMLAQIIRLVEEAQGSKAPIQKLVDVISAYFVPGVVIIAALSFVLWWAFGPEPSLIFGLTTFIAVLIIACPCALGLATPTAIMVGTGKGAENGILIKGAESLETAHKINTIVFDKTGTITFGEPSLTDLIVNDGFHEDEVLRLIASVESGSEHPLGEAIVKGAREKGLNLEEPEEFEAIPGHGILARVSKKIILIGNLRLMKSKNVEISDSMLANADALADEGKTPMFVAVDGNIAGVVAVADTVKETSIKAIKELKKMGIEVIMLTGDNRRTADAVGRQVGIDRVLAEVLPEHKAQEVKKLQEEGKIVAMVGDGINDAPALAQADVGIAIGTGTDVAMEASDITLIRGDLRGVPTAIRLSKATMVMIWQNLFWAFAYNIVLIPVAAGLLWPLFGIILNPMLAAAAMAFSSLSVVLNTMRLKTFKAASELTD from the coding sequence ATGGCTCACATAGCTTTAAAAATTAAAGGCATGACCTGTGCGTCTTGTGTTCGCAGGGTAGAAACAGGTCTTAAAAAGTTAGATGGTATCTCTGAAGCTAATGTAAACCTCAGTACTGAGAAGGTTACTATTGATTATGACGATACAGTAGTTAGGGTGGAGGAAATAGTTAATTTTATAAAGGAAATTGGATATAATGCCTATCCAGCTAATGTTGAAAAAGTGACCCTGCCTGTTGGGGGTATGACCTGTGCTTCTTGTGTACGGCGTATTGAAAATGAAGTTAAAAAGGTGGCAGGAGTCTTTTCTGCTTCAGTTAACCTGGCAGCAGAAAGGGTTACTGTAGAGTATGATAGTGATGCAATTTCTCTGGCTGATATTAAGAAGGTAATAGTAAAACTTGGTTACCAGGTTTTTGATGGGCAAAGGGAGACTAGTGAAGACAGGGAAAGGTTAGAAAGAGAAAAAGAAATGAAAAGGCTAACCCTTGATTTTATCCTGGGAGCAGTATTGACAACTATAGTTCTAATTGGTTCTCTGCCTCATATGATGGAGGGTTGGGGACAATGGGTTCCCGCAGTTTTAACAATGCCACTAACACTATTAATACTAACAACTCCAGTTCAATTTATATCAGGATGGAGATTCTACAGGGGAGCCTATGCAGCCTTATCCCATGGCACTAGTGATATGAATGTTTTAGTAGCAATGGGTACCTCTTCAGCCTGGTTTTATAGTGCAGCCATGACATTGTTCCCTGCTTTTTTAACGGGACTAGGCTTTCCATATCAGCTTTACTATGATGTGGCTACAGTAATTACCACCCTAATTCTTCTAGGAAGACTATTAGAAGCAAAAGCCAAGGGTAAAACATCAGAAGCCATTCGCCGTCTAATGGGTATGCAGGCAAAGACAGCCAGGGTAATTAGAAATGAGCAGGAAGTGGACATTCCCATTGAGGATGTAGTCATAGGTGATATAGTAATAGTTCGTCCCGGTGAAAAGGTGCCTGTGGATGGTGAAATTGTAAGCGGCCGTTCAGCTTTAGATGAATCCATGCTAACAGGAGAAAGCATTCCAGTTGAAAAGTCAGTGGGTGACGAGGTAATTGGTGCTACAATTAATAAAACTGGTACTTTTAAGTTTAGAGCAACAAAAGTTGGCAGGGACACCATGTTAGCCCAGATTATAAGACTGGTTGAGGAAGCGCAGGGTTCTAAAGCACCAATTCAGAAGCTGGTGGATGTTATATCAGCTTATTTTGTTCCAGGTGTAGTAATCATAGCAGCTTTAAGCTTTGTCCTATGGTGGGCTTTTGGACCGGAACCATCCTTGATATTTGGTTTAACTACCTTTATCGCAGTATTAATTATTGCCTGCCCCTGTGCCCTGGGCCTGGCTACTCCTACAGCCATAATGGTAGGTACAGGTAAAGGTGCGGAAAATGGTATTTTGATAAAAGGTGCTGAAAGTCTGGAAACAGCTCATAAGATAAATACTATTGTATTCGACAAGACCGGTACCATTACCTTTGGAGAGCCTTCTCTAACAGATTTAATAGTAAATGACGGTTTTCATGAGGATGAGGTTTTACGATTGATAGCCTCTGTAGAAAGCGGGTCAGAGCATCCATTAGGGGAGGCAATTGTTAAAGGTGCAAGGGAAAAAGGACTTAATCTGGAAGAACCTGAAGAGTTTGAAGCAATTCCAGGCCATGGAATTCTGGCCAGGGTATCAAAAAAGATTATTCTCATAGGGAACCTTCGTTTAATGAAATCCAAAAATGTTGAGATTTCTGACAGCATGCTGGCTAATGCTGATGCATTAGCTGATGAAGGAAAAACACCCATGTTTGTAGCTGTAGACGGAAATATAGCAGGTGTGGTTGCTGTTGCAGATACGGTGAAGGAAACTTCAATAAAAGCTATTAAAGAGCTTAAAAAGATGGGTATAGAGGTTATTATGCTGACAGGAGACAACAGACGTACAGCTGATGCTGTAGGACGTCAGGTTGGAATTGACCGTGTGCTGGCAGAAGTATTACCAGAACACAAGGCACAAGAGGTGAAAAAGCTCCAGGAGGAAGGCAAAATAGTTGCAATGGTTGGTGATGGGATTAATGATGCACCTGCATTAGCACAAGCAGATGTAGGGATAGCCATTGGTACCGGTACTGACGTGGCCATGGAGGCATCTGATATAACCTTAATCAGGGGTGATTTGAGGGGAGTACCCACAGCTATTAGACTTTCCAAGGCAACCATGGTTATGATCTGGCAGAATCTATTTTGGGCCTTTGCCTATAATATTGTATTAATACCTGTAGCAGCTGGGTTACTATGGCCGCTCTTTGGTATAATCTTAAACCCAATGCTTGCGGCTGCTGCAATGGCCTTTAGTTCTCTTTCAGTAGTCCTTAATACAATGAGGTTAAAAACCTTTAAGGCTGCTTCAGAACTAACTGACTAG
- the dsrJ gene encoding sulfate reduction electron transfer complex DsrMKJOP subunit DsrJ has translation MNNYRGIIIGIIVLVGLFSIPFWYNTGQQNERPEISLDTPEIQALEVKECIEDTEYMRANHMKLLAEWRTSVVRDGARIYAASDGQEYVKCVQETCLYCHSNRERFCDACHSFAGIEPNCWDCHDSL, from the coding sequence ATGAATAATTATCGAGGAATAATTATTGGCATTATAGTACTTGTAGGCCTATTTTCTATACCCTTCTGGTATAATACAGGCCAGCAAAACGAAAGGCCGGAAATAAGTTTAGATACCCCGGAAATACAGGCATTAGAAGTAAAGGAATGCATAGAGGACACAGAATATATGCGTGCAAACCACATGAAGCTCCTTGCTGAATGGAGAACTTCAGTAGTTAGAGATGGCGCCAGGATTTATGCAGCAAGTGATGGCCAAGAATACGTGAAATGCGTTCAAGAAACCTGCTTATATTGCCATTCTAACAGGGAACGGTTTTGTGATGCTTGTCATAGTTTTGCAGGAATAGAGCCTAATTGCTGGGACTGTCATGATAGTTTATAA
- a CDS encoding VTT domain-containing protein: MSTEWVLHILEKWHNWAIVVSLLISILIAILGVLPSIFVTGANVLFFGIYNGLLISWLGEVIGAGISFKLYRWGFKHRTEQIGMNYPLIKKITQAQGFKINILIFEARLLPYVPSGLVTLAGAVSNMHLLPFLVATALGKLPSIALEVLVAYQIIQLSSFWLAVVFTTILIITIVLMLRKRQ; the protein is encoded by the coding sequence CTGTCAACAGAGTGGGTATTACATATATTAGAAAAATGGCATAATTGGGCAATAGTAGTAAGCTTATTAATCAGCATCCTGATTGCCATATTAGGTGTGCTGCCGTCAATCTTTGTTACAGGAGCAAATGTCTTGTTTTTTGGTATTTATAATGGACTATTGATTTCATGGCTCGGAGAAGTCATTGGTGCCGGTATTTCTTTTAAGCTTTACCGCTGGGGATTTAAACATCGAACAGAACAAATAGGAATGAATTACCCACTAATTAAAAAGATTACTCAGGCCCAAGGGTTTAAAATTAATATCCTAATATTTGAGGCCAGGCTGCTTCCCTATGTGCCATCTGGTTTAGTAACCCTGGCAGGGGCTGTAAGCAACATGCATCTTCTGCCTTTTTTGGTTGCTACAGCCCTGGGGAAATTACCCTCCATTGCACTCGAAGTTTTAGTAGCCTATCAAATTATTCAACTTAGCAGCTTTTGGCTGGCTGTAGTTTTTACCACTATTTTAATAATTACCATAGTCCTAATGCTCAGAAAGAGACAATAG
- the lgt gene encoding prolipoprotein diacylglyceryl transferase yields the protein MKELFSIGPFTVHFFGVMIAIGVIVGLLVALREAERKNLDHAKIFNLLLYTLLGGFLGARLVYVFIYNPGYYLSNPVDILYVHQGGLSIHGGIAGGIIAGVLYARTAKLPLWRTSDALIPALILGQAIGRVGCDVFGVPMENQYFWGIQVQNSLLHPVQVYEFILNYLLFGYLWVKRLNIRYDGQLLVNYLLFFPVIRGIVELFRTNPIFLGSISVAHLMSVIFIIFALGLRSVLIKHSYYPKKATGLKKSEVLKTTIFILALIVLSLMIFYGVQGV from the coding sequence GATTGCAATAGGTGTGATTGTTGGTCTGCTAGTGGCTTTACGTGAGGCAGAAAGAAAAAATCTGGACCATGCCAAAATATTTAACTTACTATTGTATACACTATTAGGAGGATTTCTCGGTGCCAGATTAGTCTATGTATTCATTTACAATCCAGGATACTATTTATCCAATCCAGTTGACATACTATATGTACACCAGGGTGGTTTATCAATTCATGGTGGTATCGCTGGAGGTATTATTGCAGGAGTTCTTTATGCACGAACTGCAAAGCTACCCTTATGGAGAACATCTGATGCTCTTATTCCCGCTTTAATCTTGGGACAAGCTATTGGAAGAGTTGGCTGTGATGTCTTTGGTGTTCCAATGGAAAATCAATATTTCTGGGGAATCCAAGTCCAAAACTCCCTTCTGCATCCAGTACAGGTATATGAATTTATTCTGAACTATTTGCTTTTTGGATACCTATGGGTTAAAAGGTTAAATATAAGATATGATGGACAGCTTTTGGTAAACTATTTATTGTTTTTCCCAGTAATCAGGGGCATAGTAGAATTGTTTAGAACTAATCCAATTTTTTTAGGAAGTATAAGTGTAGCCCATTTAATGAGTGTTATTTTTATAATTTTTGCTCTAGGACTTAGAAGTGTCCTGATTAAACATTCATATTATCCTAAAAAAGCTACAGGCCTTAAAAAATCTGAAGTCCTTAAAACAACCATTTTCATCCTGGCACTTATAGTGTTATCTTTGATGATTTTTTATGGGGTACAAGGAGTTTAG